A genomic segment from Thermoplasmata archaeon encodes:
- a CDS encoding beta-CASP ribonuclease aCPSF1 has protein sequence MGVDDFIHHAREVVRSTLPPTVRVTSIEFEGPIVVIYTKSLEEFANNNDIVRQLAQALRRRVSVRPDPSILADTDRAETEIRHIIPPEAEVKDIWFDTDTGEVTIEALSPGLAIGKHGTVLNDIKKRIGWAPKVVRAPPIPSKTVGEIRGYLRMVSEERKDWLKKIARRINREISRGENWLRISALGGYREVGRSAHLLTTKDSKVLVDCGVKFSQSEEDSPFLNAPEFLPIESIDAVVVTHAHLDHSGLVPLLFKYGYDGPVYCTPPTRDLMSLLQIDYMKVAHSEARRSPFDSAFVREMVKHCITLNYGDTTDISPDVRLTLQNAGHILGSSIAHFHIGDGIHNIAISGDIKYEKTWLFNPAADKFPRLETLVIEATYGGFHDNQPSRREAAEALQAIVARTIQRKGKVLIPVFAVGRSQEVMIVLEQYIRTGALPEVPVHLDGMIWEATAIHTAYPEYLNSNLRNQIFQKGENPFLSPIFQRVDSVDARERICSDPEPCIVLATSGMLNGGPVMEYFKRWCDNPLNTLIFVGYQAEGTLGRRIQRGWSEIQFTERGGKSTPIPIKMSIETVDGFSGHSDRGQLINYVQNIQPKPERVVVCHGEEAKCLDLAVSLHKRFGVETRAPPNLEVIRLR, from the coding sequence AGGGTCTCGGTACGCCCCGACCCCTCGATTCTCGCGGACACCGACAGGGCGGAGACGGAGATAAGGCACATCATACCCCCCGAGGCCGAGGTCAAGGACATCTGGTTCGACACCGATACAGGCGAAGTCACCATCGAGGCCCTCTCTCCGGGACTGGCCATCGGGAAGCACGGGACCGTGCTCAACGACATAAAGAAGAGAATCGGCTGGGCCCCAAAGGTGGTACGGGCGCCGCCGATACCCTCGAAGACCGTGGGCGAGATTCGGGGCTACCTGAGGATGGTCAGCGAGGAGAGGAAGGATTGGCTAAAGAAGATCGCGCGCAGAATCAACCGCGAGATATCGAGGGGGGAGAACTGGCTCCGGATATCCGCGCTAGGCGGCTATCGCGAGGTCGGCCGGAGCGCCCACCTCCTGACCACGAAGGACAGCAAGGTCCTAGTGGACTGCGGAGTCAAGTTCTCCCAGAGCGAGGAGGACTCCCCCTTCCTAAACGCCCCCGAGTTCCTGCCAATAGAGAGCATAGACGCCGTCGTCGTCACCCACGCCCACCTCGACCACTCAGGCCTCGTACCCCTGCTCTTCAAGTACGGCTACGACGGTCCCGTGTACTGCACTCCGCCGACGCGGGACTTGATGTCCCTGCTCCAGATAGACTACATGAAGGTCGCCCACAGCGAGGCCCGCAGGAGCCCCTTCGACTCCGCCTTCGTCAGGGAGATGGTGAAGCACTGCATCACTCTGAACTATGGCGACACCACCGACATATCGCCGGACGTGCGCCTCACGCTCCAGAACGCGGGGCACATCCTCGGCTCCTCGATTGCCCACTTCCACATTGGAGACGGCATCCACAACATCGCGATATCAGGGGACATAAAGTACGAGAAGACTTGGCTCTTCAACCCCGCCGCCGATAAGTTCCCCAGGCTCGAGACGCTCGTTATCGAGGCGACCTACGGCGGCTTCCACGACAACCAGCCATCGAGGAGGGAGGCCGCGGAGGCGCTTCAGGCCATCGTGGCCCGGACCATCCAGAGAAAGGGCAAGGTCCTGATACCTGTCTTCGCGGTCGGGCGCTCTCAGGAGGTGATGATCGTCCTGGAGCAATATATCAGGACCGGTGCGCTGCCGGAGGTCCCGGTCCACCTCGACGGGATGATATGGGAGGCGACGGCGATCCACACCGCTTACCCCGAGTACCTGAACAGCAACCTGCGCAACCAGATATTCCAGAAGGGCGAGAATCCCTTCCTCTCTCCCATATTCCAGAGGGTCGACAGCGTGGACGCGAGGGAGAGGATATGCAGCGACCCCGAGCCCTGCATCGTGCTCGCGACCAGCGGCATGCTGAACGGGGGGCCCGTGATGGAGTACTTCAAGCGTTGGTGCGACAACCCCCTGAACACGCTGATATTCGTGGGCTACCAGGCCGAGGGGACGCTGGGCAGGCGCATCCAGAGGGGATGGTCGGAGATTCAGTTCACGGAGCGCGGCGGCAAGAGCACCCCAATTCCCATCAAGATGTCAATAGAGACCGTCGACGGCTTCTCGGGCCACTCGGACCGCGGCCAGCTAATAAATTATGTCCAGAACATCCAGCCCAAGCCAGAGCGCGTCGTGGTCTGCCACGGGGAGGAGGCGAAGTGCCTGGACCTCGCGGTCTCGCTGCACAAACGCTTCGGCGTCGAGACCCGAGCGCCGCCGAACCTCGAGGTCATAAGGCTGAGGTAG
- a CDS encoding NADH-quinone oxidoreductase subunit C: MIENLQVVEKGELKKALRKLKEGGHRLITIIGAVRDGKMELTYALESADMSFAAVRTSYRLDEEIQSVQDIFINALLYEMELVDLFDVRVEGCAPGLLLEPEKRGPFRRDG; the protein is encoded by the coding sequence ATGATTGAGAACCTCCAGGTCGTTGAGAAGGGAGAGCTCAAGAAGGCGCTGAGAAAATTGAAGGAGGGCGGCCACAGGCTCATCACTATAATCGGCGCCGTTCGAGACGGGAAAATGGAGCTGACCTACGCCCTCGAGAGCGCGGACATGAGCTTCGCCGCCGTCAGGACGTCGTACCGCCTCGACGAAGAGATTCAGAGCGTGCAGGACATATTCATCAACGCCCTCCTATACGAGATGGAGCTGGTCGACCTTTTCGACGTGAGGGTGGAGGGCTGCGCGCCCGGCCTCCTGCTCGAGCCTGAGAAGAGGGGGCCTTTCAGGAGGGATGGGTGA
- a CDS encoding 4Fe-4S binding protein, with product MGMFSQAISNLFKKPFTKLYPAEKYEPIKDTRGRFVMDVTRCIFCGLCERNCPAAVIKVDKARKRHETVISGCILCYRCQEVCPKGCISFREHYAPPTVARTALVHEILPRGQEPARGAAVEERKDVEGGTAWAYTIELPLPGPGKG from the coding sequence ATGGGGATGTTCTCGCAGGCCATCAGCAATCTTTTCAAAAAGCCATTCACTAAACTCTACCCGGCGGAGAAGTATGAACCGATTAAGGACACCCGGGGGAGATTCGTGATGGACGTGACCAGATGCATTTTCTGCGGCCTCTGCGAGAGGAACTGCCCCGCGGCCGTTATAAAGGTGGACAAAGCGCGGAAGCGCCACGAGACCGTCATCAGCGGCTGCATCCTCTGCTACCGGTGCCAGGAGGTCTGTCCGAAGGGCTGCATATCATTCAGGGAGCACTATGCCCCCCCCACGGTGGCCCGGACCGCGCTGGTCCACGAGATTCTCCCCCGGGGGCAGGAGCCCGCCCGCGGAGCCGCGGTCGAGGAGAGAAAGGACGTCGAGGGTGGAACCGCCTGGGCCTACACAATTGAGCTCCCGCTTCCCGGCCCTGGAAAAGGGTGA
- a CDS encoding deoxyhypusine synthase has protein sequence MRARKLLKGARGNPPVRDIRPAPGMSADAIVRQMEGAGGFTGRHLAEGVGILEEMVCRDGCLRFLSFPACIVATGCRGILADMVRRRLVDVIVTTCGTIDHDLARAWGRYYHGDFEMDDASLRRMGINRLGNVLVPDRSYGTLLERRLRPMLGEIYASGLRRPSTRELIWAVGERVRDEGSILHWAARNRVPVFVPGITDGAFGCQLWMFWQEHRDFSPDPMADEQELSGLVMKAESSGALIIGGGISKHHVIWWNQFRGGLDYAIYITTATEQDGSLSGARVREAISWGKVRPGARRVNIEADATAVLPLMYAALLERLEGEHSGAGRSVKSKRR, from the coding sequence TTGCGGGCCAGGAAGTTACTAAAAGGAGCCCGGGGGAACCCCCCCGTCCGGGACATCCGCCCCGCGCCGGGGATGAGCGCGGACGCCATAGTCCGGCAGATGGAGGGTGCGGGTGGCTTCACGGGCAGGCATCTGGCGGAAGGGGTAGGAATTCTAGAGGAGATGGTCTGCAGGGATGGGTGCCTGAGGTTCCTCTCCTTCCCCGCCTGCATCGTCGCGACTGGCTGCAGGGGAATTCTTGCGGACATGGTCAGGAGGCGGCTGGTGGACGTGATAGTCACCACCTGCGGGACCATTGACCACGACCTCGCAAGGGCGTGGGGCAGGTACTACCACGGCGACTTCGAGATGGACGACGCCAGCCTGCGCAGAATGGGCATCAACCGGCTTGGGAACGTTCTCGTGCCGGACAGGAGCTACGGCACTTTACTCGAAAGGCGGCTCCGGCCAATGCTCGGTGAGATATACGCGAGCGGCCTGAGGAGGCCCTCGACCCGGGAGCTCATCTGGGCGGTCGGAGAGAGAGTGCGCGACGAGGGCTCCATCCTCCACTGGGCGGCTCGGAACAGAGTCCCGGTCTTCGTCCCCGGAATCACTGACGGGGCCTTTGGCTGCCAGCTCTGGATGTTCTGGCAGGAGCACCGCGACTTCTCTCCCGACCCGATGGCGGACGAGCAGGAGCTTTCCGGGCTGGTTATGAAGGCGGAGAGCTCCGGGGCCCTGATTATCGGCGGGGGAATATCGAAGCACCACGTGATATGGTGGAACCAGTTCAGGGGCGGGCTGGACTACGCCATCTATATCACCACCGCGACGGAGCAGGACGGGAGCCTCTCCGGCGCCAGGGTGCGCGAGGCGATATCGTGGGGAAAGGTCAGGCCGGGCGCGAGGAGGGTGAACATCGAGGCCGACGCGACCGCGGTTCTACCCTTAATGTATGCCGCGCTCCTCGAGAGGCTGGAGGGGGAGCACTCCGGTGCGGGACGTTCTGTGAAGAGTAAACGCCGCTGA
- a CDS encoding complex I subunit 1 family protein, producing MEPPEEVLLTLLSVALFVLAPFLGMLAMGLGRRISARMQNRVGPPVLQPWYDVAKLMTKSDQSTNPVTGTMAFLFFIFNALAVVVLVTLGDLLMVIVLMGTAQLFLSLAGYAGSSPNSHLGASRNLLQVLSVEPLMLALAVAALLVNGSYFVRELAWSNELLLHFPMAPVVLFFALLVWMQKGPFDLSTAHQEIVYGPMIELSGKNLALVEIGHWFETFGLLAIFSLMFNSAPLLAPLLGSTGAVVLDLVLKTLVAFIVLIAVIWVDNATTRSHWDRLPRFSFTFLWPLVFINILFIYSALVWGWW from the coding sequence GTGGAGCCGCCCGAGGAGGTTCTGCTGACGCTGCTCTCGGTTGCGCTCTTCGTGCTCGCGCCCTTCCTCGGTATGCTCGCCATGGGTCTGGGCCGCAGGATCTCCGCCCGCATGCAGAACAGGGTCGGCCCGCCCGTGCTGCAGCCCTGGTACGACGTCGCGAAGCTGATGACGAAGAGCGACCAGTCCACAAACCCCGTGACCGGGACGATGGCCTTCCTCTTCTTCATCTTCAACGCCCTCGCGGTCGTGGTTCTGGTGACCCTCGGCGACCTCCTGATGGTGATTGTCCTCATGGGGACCGCACAGCTCTTCCTCTCGCTGGCGGGCTACGCGGGCAGCTCCCCCAATAGTCATCTGGGCGCAAGCCGCAACCTCCTACAGGTTCTCTCGGTCGAGCCCCTCATGCTCGCTCTCGCTGTGGCCGCGCTGCTCGTCAACGGGAGCTACTTCGTGCGGGAGCTCGCGTGGAGCAACGAGCTCCTGCTTCACTTCCCGATGGCGCCGGTGGTTCTCTTCTTCGCCCTCCTGGTCTGGATGCAGAAGGGGCCCTTCGACCTCTCCACGGCCCATCAGGAAATCGTCTACGGGCCCATGATAGAGCTCTCGGGGAAGAACCTCGCTCTCGTGGAGATCGGCCACTGGTTCGAGACCTTCGGACTGCTGGCCATCTTCTCCCTCATGTTCAACTCCGCCCCGCTACTGGCGCCGCTGCTCGGGTCCACGGGCGCGGTGGTGCTGGACCTCGTCCTCAAGACCCTGGTCGCCTTCATAGTGCTCATAGCGGTCATCTGGGTGGACAACGCCACGACCAGATCCCACTGGGACCGCCTCCCCAGGTTCTCGTTCACCTTTCTATGGCCCCTGGTTTTCATCAATATTCTGTTCATCTACTCCGCGCTGGTCTGGGGGTGGTGGTAG
- a CDS encoding nickel-dependent hydrogenase large subunit has protein sequence MAERCVTRVPFGPQHIVLPEPVHFDLRVEDEVVVEAGFRLGFAHRGIERAFQLRDMYSALFIAERICGICSSSHSNAISGVLEKLCGIEIPDNARYVRTLMAELDRIHSHLLILGHIGETMGFENLFMLTWRDREFVMDMLELLTGNRVNHGMNTIGGVRRRVTSAVLKQLGGMLDEFERRWPALAEVYTKDSGFIHRTRGVGIIPREVALAAGVVGPNARASGVDLDIRKKHYFAYGDLKFRPVRLDEPRGDVYDRVQVRVREVNESLRMVRELIGMVDENKPFAVEKGPRKLPEDECFFNVEAPRGELFYFARGNGTGKPARIKVRTPTLATLRAVIMILKGMEIQHVPLTVISIDPCICCTER, from the coding sequence ATGGCGGAGAGGTGCGTGACCCGCGTGCCCTTCGGGCCCCAGCACATCGTCCTGCCCGAGCCCGTCCACTTCGACCTCAGGGTCGAGGACGAGGTCGTGGTCGAGGCCGGCTTCAGGCTCGGTTTCGCCCATAGGGGCATCGAGAGGGCTTTCCAGCTCAGGGACATGTACAGCGCCCTCTTCATCGCCGAGAGGATATGCGGCATCTGCTCCTCCTCCCACTCGAACGCGATATCGGGCGTTCTGGAGAAGCTCTGCGGCATAGAGATACCCGACAACGCCCGGTACGTCAGGACTTTGATGGCCGAGCTCGACAGAATTCACAGCCACCTCCTGATTCTCGGCCATATCGGCGAGACGATGGGCTTCGAGAACCTCTTTATGCTTACCTGGAGGGACAGGGAGTTCGTCATGGACATGCTCGAGCTCCTCACGGGGAACAGGGTCAACCACGGAATGAACACCATCGGTGGGGTTAGGCGGCGGGTGACCTCGGCCGTCCTAAAGCAGCTCGGGGGGATGCTCGACGAGTTCGAGAGGCGCTGGCCCGCCCTAGCGGAGGTCTACACCAAGGACAGCGGGTTCATCCACAGGACGCGCGGGGTGGGCATCATACCCCGGGAGGTCGCGCTGGCCGCGGGAGTGGTGGGCCCCAACGCGAGGGCGAGCGGTGTGGATCTTGACATCCGGAAGAAGCACTACTTCGCCTATGGGGACCTGAAGTTCAGGCCCGTGAGGCTCGACGAGCCGAGGGGCGACGTCTACGACCGGGTGCAGGTCCGCGTGAGGGAGGTCAATGAGTCGCTCAGGATGGTAAGGGAGCTTATCGGGATGGTTGACGAGAACAAACCTTTTGCGGTGGAGAAGGGGCCGCGCAAGCTGCCGGAGGACGAGTGCTTCTTCAATGTGGAGGCGCCGCGCGGGGAGCTGTTCTACTTCGCCCGCGGCAACGGCACCGGAAAGCCCGCGAGAATAAAGGTGAGGACGCCAACACTGGCGACCCTGCGCGCGGTGATTATGATTCTCAAGGGCATGGAGATTCAGCACGTCCCCCTGACGGTCATCAGCATTGACCCGTGCATATGCTGCACCGAGAGGTGA